Proteins found in one Oryza glaberrima chromosome 4, OglaRS2, whole genome shotgun sequence genomic segment:
- the LOC127771796 gene encoding CRM-domain containing factor CFM2, chloroplastic isoform X1, whose translation MLLLFLPHPSPPLLPSAASRTRPPPRLLLPPIHASPSPELLAKSALRRISDKLRSLGYLEADHPEAAPGPAAPEAGAGASPGEIFVPTPAQLPRHRVGSTLDPSWATGDGEGAAASRRRRRGGRDSSAAASAPPSAAELALPRDELRRLQGAGIRLRNRLKVGKAGVTEGIVNGIHERWRNAELVKIRCDDVSAMNMKRTHEILERKTGGLVIWRSGSTIILYRGTDYKYPYFHDREMKNDMDESSEHTSSDDEDADLAIIASEQSGSEEDSDNPAEHGSNHTEEGDDLTRRFGVDALEGNLDIGSAEQSINSATKDQQAILHTSTNVSRPSEISGRARSTLVAGVGSPNKFRLQLPGEVKLAEEADKLLDGLGPRFSDWWGYDPLPVDADLLPAIVPGYRRPFRLLPSGVPPRLTDREMTILRRLARPLPYHYALGRSSNLQGLAASMIKLWERCEVAKVAIKRGAENIDSDLISEKLKGLTGGTLLSRDNESIVFYRGKDFLPTAVSLAMEKRRKYGNSTISNPKLNFDKSTPQNSSKLKMATDVSLDGHECYEKKHKDETAVSDNRAESLNVFAQNVEARLSQAIAEKEKTEKLIEELEMSSEPSRAETREVISEEERYMLRKVGLKMKSFLLLGRRGVFDGTVENMHLHWKYRELVKIICKEHNIKDVEYAARTLEAESGGILVAVERVSKAHAIIIYRGKNYQRPSTLRPKSLLNKKDALKRSVEYQRYKSLKLHVLNLSKNIDYLKDQMFFKQMEVQPVTPTNGMNSGHHNQGILDLNVNSGTLVDKKEEVSEVLPECAKSVVVECSSGESETEGTSVLTKSGVPLDVMQNKLLCFSKHTDDLSETTSSCLTESTSTSSESTHQSPLSSSVTHNSDSHRVSGSKFVGTLTPVHELKLDEKSSQLPSAAAPLSNRERLMLRKQALKMKKRPVLAVGRNNVITGVAKAIKTHFKKHPLAIVNIKNRADGTPIQQLISELEEATGSVLVSREPNKVILYRGWGADVAQNSLSGNNSTEQVEKEVISPQLLEAVRLECGLHPGESE comes from the exons atgctcctcctcttcctcccccacccttccccacctctcctcccctccgccgcctcgagaACCCGAcccccgccgcgcctcctcctccctcccatccACGCCTCCCCCTCGCCGGAGCTCCTCGCCAAGTCGGCTCTCCGCCGCATCTCCGACAAGCTCCGCAGCCTCGGCTACCTCGAGGCCGACCACCCGGAGGCGGCCCCCGgtccggcggcgccggaggcgggCGCCGGCGCGTCCCCCGGCGAGATATTCGTTCCCACGCCGGCCCAGCTCCCGCGCCACCGCGTCGGCTCCACCCTAGACCCGAGCTGGGCCACGGGCGATGGGGAGGGGGCCGCCGCGTCTCGCCGCAGGAGGCGCGGCGGGAGGGATAGtagcgccgcggcgtcggcgccgccgtccgccgcggaGCTGGCGCTGCCGAGGGACGAGCTGCGGCGGCTTCAGGGGGCCGGGATTCGGCTGCGGAACAGGCTCAAGGTCGGGAAGGCCGGGGTGACGGAGGGGATCGTGAACGGGATACACGAGCGGTGGCGCAACGCGGAGCTCGTGAAGATCAGGTGCGACGACGTCTCCGCCATGAACATGAAGCGCACGCACGAGATTCTCGAG AGAAAAACTGGAGGCTTAGTCATTTGGAGATCTGGAAGCACCATCATATTATATAGAGGAACTGACTATAAGTATCCTTACTTCCATGATAGAGAAATGAAGAATGACATGGATGAGTCATCAGAGCATACAAGTTCTGATGACGAGGACGCGGATCTTGCTATAATAGCTTCCGAACAAAGTGGCAGTGAAGAGGATTCTGATAATCCTGCAGAACATGGTAGCAATCATACTGAGGAGGGCGATGATCTTACTAGACGGTTTGGTGTTGATGCGCTTGAGGGAAATTTAGACATTGGATCTGCAGAGCAAAGCATTAACAGTGCTACAAAAGATCAGCAAGCAATATTACATACAAGCACTAATGTGTCTCGTCCTAGCGAGATCAGTGGTCGAGCTCGGTCAACCTTAGTTGCTGGTGTTGGTTCTCCAAATAAGTTTCGGTTACAATTACCTGGGGAGGTCAAACTCGCAGAGGAAGCTGACAAATTATTGGATGGGTTGGGTCCACGGTTTTCTGATTGGTGGGGGTATGACCCTCTTCCAGTGGATGCTGATTTGTTGCCAGCAATTGTTCCTGGATACCGTAGGCCTTTTCGTCTGCTTCCTTCAGGAGTACCACCGAGGTTAACTGATAGAGAAATGACAATCCTTAGGAGACTAGCTCGTCCCCTACCCTACCATTACGCACTTG GACGAAGTAGTAACCTTCAAGGGTTGGCTGCATCTATGATCAAACTATGGGAAAGATGTGAGGTAGCAAAGGTTGCAATTAAGAGAGGTGCAGAGAACATTGATAGTGATCTCATCTCTGAGAAACTGAAG GGCTTGACAGGTGGGACCCTTTTATCAAGGGATAATGAGTCAATCGTATTCTACAGAGGGAAAGATTTCCTGCCCACAGCTGTCTCTCTTGCAATGGAAAAGCGTAGAAAGTATGGCAATTCTACAATCAGTAACCCTAAGCTTAATTTTGACAAAAGCACACCGCAAAATTCTTCTAAACTGAAGATGGCTACTGATGTCTCACTAGATGGGCATGAATGCTATGAAAAGAAGCATAAAGATGAAACTGCAGTTTCAGATAATAGAGCAGAATCTCTTAATGTGTTTGCCCAGAATGTTGAGGCAAGATTATCTCag GCAATTGCAGAGAAAGAGAAGACTGAAAAGCTTATTGAAGAGCTAGAAATGTCGTCTGAGCCTTCTAGAGCTGAAACTAGAGAGGTTATCTCAGAAGAGGAGAGGTACATGTTGAGGAAAGTTGGTTTAAAGATGAAATCATTCTTATTGCTAG GAAGGAGAGGAGTTTTTGATGGAACTGTTGAAAATATGCACCTTCACTGGAAGTACCGAGAACTTGTCAAAATTATATGTAAAGAACACAACATTAAAGATGTTGAATATGCTGCTCGAACTCTAGAGGCTGAGAGTGGTGGTATATTGGTGGCAGTGGAAAGAGTGAGCAAAGCACATGCAATTATAATATATCGGGGAAAGAACTATCAGAGGCCATCAACTCTCAGGCCAAAATCTTTGTTAAATAAAAAGGATGCTTTGAAGCGTTCTGTGGAGTATCAGCGTTATAAG TCCCTGAAGCTTCATGTGCTTAATCTTTCAAAGAATATAGACTACTTGAAGGATCAGATG TTTTTTAAACAAATGGAGGTTCAACCTGTTACTCCAACTAATGGAATGAACTCAGGCCACCACAACCAAGGCATTCTTGATCTCAATGTTAATTCTGGAACATTAGTGGACAAAAAAGAA GAAGTGTCTGAAGTTCTTCCTGAGTGTGCCAAGTCAGTGGTTGTAGAGTGTTCTTCAGGTGAAAGTGAAACAGAGGGAACCTCAGTTTTAACCAAATCTGGAGTTCCCTTGGATGTTATGCAG AACAAGTTGTTATGTTTCAGCAAGCATACAGATGATCTGTCTGAAACTACGAGTTCCTGTCTGACTGAGAGTACAAGTACTTCATCTGAGAGTACACAC CAAAGTCCACTTAGTTCTTCTGTGACGCACAATTCAGATAGTCACAGAGTAAGTGGCTCAAAATTTGTAGGAACCCTTACACCTGTACACGAGCTGAAATTGGATGAGAAATCTTCTCAGTTGCCTTCCGCAGCTGCTCCACTTTCAAACCGAGAAAGGCTCATGCTAAGGAAGCAAGCTCTGAAAATGAAGAAACGGCCAGTACTCGCTGTTG GGAGGAACAATGTCATCACAGGAGTCGCAAAAGCAATAAAAACACACTTCAAGAAGCATCCTCTTGCTATTGTGAATATCAAGAACCGAGCAGACGGAACTCCAATTCAGCAGTTGATTTCAGAACTAGAG GAAGCAACTGGATCGGTTCTAGTGTCGCGGGAGCCCAACAAAGTGATTTTGTACAGGGGTTGGGGAGCAGATGTGGCCCAGAATAGCTTAAGTGGAAATAATAGTACAGAACAAGTTGAAAAGGAGGTGATATCACCTCAGCTCCTGGAAGCCGTCAGATTAGAATGTGGATTACACCCTGGTGAATCAGAGTAG
- the LOC127771796 gene encoding CRM-domain containing factor CFM2, chloroplastic isoform X2 produces MLLLFLPHPSPPLLPSAASRTRPPPRLLLPPIHASPSPELLAKSALRRISDKLRSLGYLEADHPEAAPGPAAPEAGAGASPGEIFVPTPAQLPRHRVGSTLDPSWATGDGEGAAASRRRRRGGRDSSAAASAPPSAAELALPRDELRRLQGAGIRLRNRLKVGKAGVTEGIVNGIHERWRNAELVKIRCDDVSAMNMKRTHEILERKTGGLVIWRSGSTIILYRGTDYKYPYFHDREMKNDMDESSEHTSSDDEDADLAIIASEQSGSEEDSDNPAEHGSNHTEEGDDLTRRFGVDALEGNLDIGSAEQSINSATKDQQAILHTSTNVSRPSEISGRARSTLVAGVGSPNKFRLQLPGEVKLAEEADKLLDGLGPRFSDWWGYDPLPVDADLLPAIVPGYRRPFRLLPSGVPPRLTDREMTILRRLARPLPYHYALGRSSNLQGLAASMIKLWERCEVAKVAIKRGAENIDSDLISEKLKGLTGGTLLSRDNESIVFYRGKDFLPTAVSLAMEKRRKYGNSTISNPKLNFDKSTPQNSSKLKMATDVSLDGHECYEKKHKDETAVSDNRAESLNVFAQNVEARLSQAIAEKEKTEKLIEELEMSSEPSRAETREVISEEERYMLRKVGLKMKSFLLLGRRGVFDGTVENMHLHWKYRELVKIICKEHNIKDVEYAARTLEAESGGILVAVERVSKAHAIIIYRGKNYQRPSTLRPKSLLNKKDALKRSVEYQRYKSLKLHVLNLSKNIDYLKDQMVQPVTPTNGMNSGHHNQGILDLNVNSGTLVDKKEEVSEVLPECAKSVVVECSSGESETEGTSVLTKSGVPLDVMQNKLLCFSKHTDDLSETTSSCLTESTSTSSESTHQSPLSSSVTHNSDSHRVSGSKFVGTLTPVHELKLDEKSSQLPSAAAPLSNRERLMLRKQALKMKKRPVLAVGRNNVITGVAKAIKTHFKKHPLAIVNIKNRADGTPIQQLISELEEATGSVLVSREPNKVILYRGWGADVAQNSLSGNNSTEQVEKEVISPQLLEAVRLECGLHPGESE; encoded by the exons atgctcctcctcttcctcccccacccttccccacctctcctcccctccgccgcctcgagaACCCGAcccccgccgcgcctcctcctccctcccatccACGCCTCCCCCTCGCCGGAGCTCCTCGCCAAGTCGGCTCTCCGCCGCATCTCCGACAAGCTCCGCAGCCTCGGCTACCTCGAGGCCGACCACCCGGAGGCGGCCCCCGgtccggcggcgccggaggcgggCGCCGGCGCGTCCCCCGGCGAGATATTCGTTCCCACGCCGGCCCAGCTCCCGCGCCACCGCGTCGGCTCCACCCTAGACCCGAGCTGGGCCACGGGCGATGGGGAGGGGGCCGCCGCGTCTCGCCGCAGGAGGCGCGGCGGGAGGGATAGtagcgccgcggcgtcggcgccgccgtccgccgcggaGCTGGCGCTGCCGAGGGACGAGCTGCGGCGGCTTCAGGGGGCCGGGATTCGGCTGCGGAACAGGCTCAAGGTCGGGAAGGCCGGGGTGACGGAGGGGATCGTGAACGGGATACACGAGCGGTGGCGCAACGCGGAGCTCGTGAAGATCAGGTGCGACGACGTCTCCGCCATGAACATGAAGCGCACGCACGAGATTCTCGAG AGAAAAACTGGAGGCTTAGTCATTTGGAGATCTGGAAGCACCATCATATTATATAGAGGAACTGACTATAAGTATCCTTACTTCCATGATAGAGAAATGAAGAATGACATGGATGAGTCATCAGAGCATACAAGTTCTGATGACGAGGACGCGGATCTTGCTATAATAGCTTCCGAACAAAGTGGCAGTGAAGAGGATTCTGATAATCCTGCAGAACATGGTAGCAATCATACTGAGGAGGGCGATGATCTTACTAGACGGTTTGGTGTTGATGCGCTTGAGGGAAATTTAGACATTGGATCTGCAGAGCAAAGCATTAACAGTGCTACAAAAGATCAGCAAGCAATATTACATACAAGCACTAATGTGTCTCGTCCTAGCGAGATCAGTGGTCGAGCTCGGTCAACCTTAGTTGCTGGTGTTGGTTCTCCAAATAAGTTTCGGTTACAATTACCTGGGGAGGTCAAACTCGCAGAGGAAGCTGACAAATTATTGGATGGGTTGGGTCCACGGTTTTCTGATTGGTGGGGGTATGACCCTCTTCCAGTGGATGCTGATTTGTTGCCAGCAATTGTTCCTGGATACCGTAGGCCTTTTCGTCTGCTTCCTTCAGGAGTACCACCGAGGTTAACTGATAGAGAAATGACAATCCTTAGGAGACTAGCTCGTCCCCTACCCTACCATTACGCACTTG GACGAAGTAGTAACCTTCAAGGGTTGGCTGCATCTATGATCAAACTATGGGAAAGATGTGAGGTAGCAAAGGTTGCAATTAAGAGAGGTGCAGAGAACATTGATAGTGATCTCATCTCTGAGAAACTGAAG GGCTTGACAGGTGGGACCCTTTTATCAAGGGATAATGAGTCAATCGTATTCTACAGAGGGAAAGATTTCCTGCCCACAGCTGTCTCTCTTGCAATGGAAAAGCGTAGAAAGTATGGCAATTCTACAATCAGTAACCCTAAGCTTAATTTTGACAAAAGCACACCGCAAAATTCTTCTAAACTGAAGATGGCTACTGATGTCTCACTAGATGGGCATGAATGCTATGAAAAGAAGCATAAAGATGAAACTGCAGTTTCAGATAATAGAGCAGAATCTCTTAATGTGTTTGCCCAGAATGTTGAGGCAAGATTATCTCag GCAATTGCAGAGAAAGAGAAGACTGAAAAGCTTATTGAAGAGCTAGAAATGTCGTCTGAGCCTTCTAGAGCTGAAACTAGAGAGGTTATCTCAGAAGAGGAGAGGTACATGTTGAGGAAAGTTGGTTTAAAGATGAAATCATTCTTATTGCTAG GAAGGAGAGGAGTTTTTGATGGAACTGTTGAAAATATGCACCTTCACTGGAAGTACCGAGAACTTGTCAAAATTATATGTAAAGAACACAACATTAAAGATGTTGAATATGCTGCTCGAACTCTAGAGGCTGAGAGTGGTGGTATATTGGTGGCAGTGGAAAGAGTGAGCAAAGCACATGCAATTATAATATATCGGGGAAAGAACTATCAGAGGCCATCAACTCTCAGGCCAAAATCTTTGTTAAATAAAAAGGATGCTTTGAAGCGTTCTGTGGAGTATCAGCGTTATAAG TCCCTGAAGCTTCATGTGCTTAATCTTTCAAAGAATATAGACTACTTGAAGGATCAGATG GTTCAACCTGTTACTCCAACTAATGGAATGAACTCAGGCCACCACAACCAAGGCATTCTTGATCTCAATGTTAATTCTGGAACATTAGTGGACAAAAAAGAA GAAGTGTCTGAAGTTCTTCCTGAGTGTGCCAAGTCAGTGGTTGTAGAGTGTTCTTCAGGTGAAAGTGAAACAGAGGGAACCTCAGTTTTAACCAAATCTGGAGTTCCCTTGGATGTTATGCAG AACAAGTTGTTATGTTTCAGCAAGCATACAGATGATCTGTCTGAAACTACGAGTTCCTGTCTGACTGAGAGTACAAGTACTTCATCTGAGAGTACACAC CAAAGTCCACTTAGTTCTTCTGTGACGCACAATTCAGATAGTCACAGAGTAAGTGGCTCAAAATTTGTAGGAACCCTTACACCTGTACACGAGCTGAAATTGGATGAGAAATCTTCTCAGTTGCCTTCCGCAGCTGCTCCACTTTCAAACCGAGAAAGGCTCATGCTAAGGAAGCAAGCTCTGAAAATGAAGAAACGGCCAGTACTCGCTGTTG GGAGGAACAATGTCATCACAGGAGTCGCAAAAGCAATAAAAACACACTTCAAGAAGCATCCTCTTGCTATTGTGAATATCAAGAACCGAGCAGACGGAACTCCAATTCAGCAGTTGATTTCAGAACTAGAG GAAGCAACTGGATCGGTTCTAGTGTCGCGGGAGCCCAACAAAGTGATTTTGTACAGGGGTTGGGGAGCAGATGTGGCCCAGAATAGCTTAAGTGGAAATAATAGTACAGAACAAGTTGAAAAGGAGGTGATATCACCTCAGCTCCTGGAAGCCGTCAGATTAGAATGTGGATTACACCCTGGTGAATCAGAGTAG